In a single window of the Streptacidiphilus sp. P02-A3a genome:
- a CDS encoding enoyl-CoA hydratase-related protein, which yields MTTVRLTRDHAVATVTIDRPHKLNALDYATIDALRAVLDQVEADDALRAVILTGAGDRAFSAGADIGDLAPSIRGGVDRALREVVRRGQGLTRRIETFPKPIIVAVNGLAYGGGCEITEAAPLALAADHATFAKPEITLGFPPPFGGSQRLPRQVGRKRGLELILTGDPIDATRAAGIGLVNRIVAAADLLDEAGALAERIIRHAPTAVTACLNAVTRGLNLPIDEGLAVEASWFAVTVPSAGVADGLRAFLDRPRTAAPDPERPAQPASCGYSAEGSAASPALT from the coding sequence ATGACCACCGTCAGGCTCACCCGCGACCACGCCGTGGCCACCGTGACCATCGACCGCCCGCACAAGCTGAACGCCCTGGACTACGCCACCATCGACGCGCTGCGGGCAGTGCTGGACCAGGTGGAGGCCGACGACGCGTTGCGCGCGGTGATCCTCACCGGCGCCGGCGACCGGGCGTTCAGCGCGGGCGCGGACATCGGCGACCTCGCACCGAGCATCCGGGGCGGCGTGGACCGCGCGCTGCGCGAGGTGGTCCGCCGCGGCCAGGGGCTGACCCGGCGCATCGAGACCTTCCCGAAGCCCATCATCGTCGCCGTCAACGGCCTTGCGTACGGCGGTGGTTGCGAGATCACCGAGGCCGCGCCACTGGCCCTGGCGGCCGACCACGCGACCTTCGCCAAGCCCGAGATCACGCTCGGGTTCCCACCGCCGTTCGGCGGCTCGCAGCGGCTCCCGCGCCAGGTCGGGCGCAAGCGCGGCCTGGAGCTGATCCTCACCGGCGACCCGATCGACGCCACCCGCGCCGCCGGGATCGGCCTGGTCAACCGCATCGTCGCCGCCGCCGACCTGCTGGACGAGGCGGGGGCGCTGGCCGAGAGGATCATCCGGCACGCCCCGACCGCCGTCACCGCCTGCCTCAACGCCGTCACCCGGGGGCTGAACCTGCCCATCGACGAAGGGCTGGCGGTGGAGGCGTCCTGGTTCGCGGTGACCGTGCCCTCGGCGGGCGTCGCCGACGGCCTGCGCGCCTTCCTCGACCGGCCGCGAACAGCCGCACCGGATCCGGAACGCCCTGCTCAGCCCGCGAGTTGCGGGTACAGCGCGGAGGGGTCGGCGGCGAGTCCGGCCTTGACCTGA
- a CDS encoding transposase has protein sequence MSSPAHPRDPLAPGTEIRAPRLVSSRARDTFDGLVSRAPAARGHARPTVCERRFGWLAPMVVWPLARQVIPAPTRRPQGGGTRRNDDEALFAAVCFVLTSGAPWRAVPPGFGVSWQHTHRSFCQWGEAGVWVRLTTAARLRTTPPAVLYWADTLAASAVERHDPTDHPGWPHPTLARAE, from the coding sequence ATGTCATCACCAGCGCACCCACGTGACCCGCTGGCGCCCGGCACCGAGATCCGTGCGCCCCGACTCGTCTCCTCCCGCGCCCGGGACACCTTCGACGGACTCGTCTCCCGGGCCCCGGCCGCACGGGGACACGCTCGACCCACGGTGTGCGAGCGCCGCTTCGGCTGGCTCGCCCCGATGGTGGTGTGGCCCCTGGCGAGGCAGGTGATCCCCGCGCCGACCCGCCGTCCCCAGGGCGGCGGCACCCGCCGCAACGACGACGAGGCCCTGTTCGCCGCGGTCTGCTTCGTCCTGACCAGCGGCGCCCCGTGGCGGGCGGTGCCTCCGGGTTTCGGCGTCTCCTGGCAGCACACCCACCGCAGCTTCTGCCAGTGGGGCGAGGCCGGGGTGTGGGTCCGGCTGACGACCGCGGCCCGCCTGCGCACCACCCCGCCCGCCGTCCTGTACTGGGCGGACACCCTGGCCGCGTCGGCGGTCGAACGCCACGACCCCACCGACCACCCCGGCTGGCCCCACCCCACCCTCGCCCGCGCCGAATGA
- a CDS encoding SDR family oxidoreductase, protein MTAIAGSTVLVTGGSRGIGKALVEALYERGAKKVYATARNPGTVTHPDAVALALEVTDPASVAAAAERASDVTILINNAGAAVNASYLTSPVDDIRREFETNFYGPLHTTRAFAPIIEANGGGHLLNVHSVLSWIALLGSYSGSKAALWSQTNSLRLELKPRGIGVTGLHVGYVDTDMAAHVDGPKTSPQSVAAQALDGIEADAYEVLADELTRQVKAGLAADPSALYPQLAG, encoded by the coding sequence ATGACCGCAATCGCAGGTTCGACCGTTCTGGTCACCGGAGGCAGCCGGGGCATCGGCAAGGCCCTGGTCGAAGCCCTGTACGAACGGGGCGCCAAGAAGGTCTACGCCACGGCCCGCAACCCCGGGACCGTCACCCACCCCGACGCGGTCGCGCTGGCGCTCGAAGTCACCGACCCGGCGTCGGTGGCAGCCGCCGCCGAGCGGGCCTCCGACGTCACCATCCTGATCAACAACGCCGGGGCGGCCGTCAACGCGTCGTACCTGACCTCGCCGGTGGACGACATCCGCCGCGAGTTCGAGACCAACTTCTACGGCCCGCTGCACACCACCCGGGCCTTCGCGCCGATCATCGAGGCCAACGGCGGCGGCCACCTGCTCAATGTGCACTCCGTGCTGTCCTGGATCGCGCTCCTGGGCTCCTACAGCGGCTCCAAGGCGGCGCTCTGGTCCCAGACCAACTCGCTGCGCCTGGAACTCAAACCCCGGGGCATCGGTGTCACCGGACTGCATGTCGGCTACGTCGACACCGACATGGCCGCGCACGTCGACGGCCCGAAGACCTCGCCGCAGAGCGTCGCCGCGCAGGCGTTGGACGGCATCGAGGCGGACGCCTACGAGGTGCTGGCCGACGAACTGACCCGTCAGGTCAAGGCCGGACTCGCCGCCGACCCCTCCGCGCTGTACCCGCAACTCGCGGGCTGA
- a CDS encoding ABC transporter ATP-binding protein: MSTTSTISEATISEANISEDTGGVGSVMRRGIGLSEEFLRGIAATAVLGLVAVVGRVALPIAVQQALDHATSPGDSTGAVVWPVAGAAIAVTVTAITSYWVSVRLYRSSEAGLAATRVSAFRHIHGLSLVTQEAEPRGALVARVTSDIDTISGFLQYKGLMLALSALQMVTTTVVMACYDVRLTLLVWAFQLPLILFLGRTQKALARLFGRLQNRVATLLGVTSETLMGAETIRAHSAQSYAVARADEAIEDVHAAQLRCQWGTTTAQTVAELVPCLITVALVVVGARLTGGSGLTVGDLTAFLFLAVLFVTPTRMGVTAFTEAQRALSGWRRLLGVLAMRTQAPDDGTATVVLGPDPAGIHFEGVSFRYPGGRPVLHELSVAIEPGQRVAIVGETGSGKTTFAKLACGLVRPSGGRVLVGGVAVDRIDQASLRQRVVIVPQEGFLFDTTIAENIRFGVPDASDARIERAFRELGLREWLESLPLGLGTRVGRQGGSLSAGERQLVALVRAHAADPAVLILDEATSAVDPATEDRIQQALERLTRGRTALVVAHRLVSAQSADTVLVFDAGRIVEAGSHSDLLARDGSYAALHDAWITRPQYA, from the coding sequence ATGAGCACGACCAGCACCATCAGCGAGGCCACCATCAGCGAGGCAAACATCAGTGAGGACACCGGCGGCGTGGGCAGCGTCATGCGCCGCGGGATCGGCCTGTCGGAGGAGTTCCTGCGGGGCATCGCCGCGACCGCCGTGCTCGGACTGGTCGCGGTCGTCGGCCGGGTGGCGCTGCCGATCGCGGTCCAGCAGGCCCTGGACCACGCCACCAGCCCGGGCGACAGCACCGGCGCGGTGGTGTGGCCGGTCGCCGGAGCCGCGATCGCGGTCACCGTGACGGCGATCACCAGCTACTGGGTGAGCGTCCGGCTGTACCGCAGCAGCGAGGCCGGGCTGGCCGCCACCCGGGTGTCGGCCTTCCGCCACATCCACGGGCTGTCGCTGGTCACCCAGGAGGCCGAGCCGCGCGGGGCGCTGGTGGCCCGGGTGACCTCGGACATCGACACGATCAGCGGCTTCCTCCAGTACAAGGGCCTGATGCTGGCCCTGAGCGCGCTCCAGATGGTCACCACCACCGTGGTCATGGCCTGTTACGACGTCCGGCTGACGCTGCTCGTCTGGGCCTTCCAGCTGCCGCTGATCCTGTTCCTGGGCCGTACCCAGAAGGCCCTGGCCCGGCTCTTCGGCAGGCTCCAGAACCGGGTGGCCACGCTGCTCGGCGTGACCTCCGAGACGCTGATGGGCGCGGAGACGATCCGTGCCCACAGCGCGCAGTCCTACGCGGTGGCCCGGGCCGACGAGGCCATCGAGGACGTCCACGCCGCCCAGTTGCGCTGCCAGTGGGGAACCACGACCGCGCAGACCGTGGCGGAGCTCGTCCCGTGCCTGATCACCGTCGCCCTGGTGGTCGTCGGCGCGCGGCTCACCGGCGGTTCCGGACTGACCGTCGGCGACCTCACCGCGTTCCTCTTCCTGGCCGTGCTGTTCGTGACCCCGACCCGGATGGGCGTCACCGCCTTCACCGAGGCGCAGCGCGCGCTCTCCGGCTGGCGCCGCCTGCTCGGCGTGCTGGCGATGCGGACCCAGGCCCCGGACGACGGCACGGCCACGGTGGTACTGGGGCCCGACCCGGCCGGAATCCACTTCGAAGGGGTGAGTTTCCGCTACCCGGGGGGCCGACCGGTGCTGCACGAGCTGTCGGTGGCGATCGAGCCGGGACAGCGCGTGGCGATCGTCGGGGAGACCGGCTCGGGCAAGACCACCTTCGCCAAGCTCGCCTGCGGCCTGGTCCGCCCCAGCGGCGGGCGGGTCCTGGTCGGCGGGGTGGCCGTCGACCGGATCGATCAGGCGTCGCTGCGGCAGCGGGTGGTCATCGTGCCGCAGGAGGGCTTCCTCTTCGACACCACCATCGCCGAGAACATCCGCTTCGGCGTGCCGGACGCCAGTGACGCGCGGATCGAGCGCGCGTTCCGCGAACTGGGCCTGCGGGAATGGCTGGAGTCGCTGCCGCTGGGGCTGGGCACCCGGGTGGGCCGCCAGGGCGGTTCGCTGTCGGCCGGGGAGCGGCAACTGGTCGCCCTGGTACGGGCGCACGCCGCGGACCCGGCGGTGCTCATCCTCGACGAGGCGACCTCGGCGGTGGACCCGGCCACCGAGGACCGCATCCAGCAGGCGCTGGAGCGGCTGACCAGGGGGCGGACCGCCCTGGTGGTGGCCCACCGGCTGGTGAGCGCGCAGAGCGCGGACACGGTGCTGGTCTTCGACGCCGGCCGCATCGTGGAAGCCGGCAGCCACAGCGATCTCCTTGCCCGCGACGGATCCTACGCGGCGCTGCACGACGCGTGGATCACCCGGCCGCAGTACGCCTGA
- a CDS encoding TetR/AcrR family transcriptional regulator, whose protein sequence is MTSTPTPGAGTAPTRERLLDAAAKLFYREGVGVGVETLCRTAGVSKKSMYQLFASKDEVLAASLERAAPRYRELLVPAEDDRSPRARVLHVFERLEYLSGTPDYLGCPWVATAVELKDPGHPAAVLARRFKDALTDFFLEEARRSGARDPELLARQLTVVFDGSSARSVVQAQPLDGLATATAGVLLDAAGVA, encoded by the coding sequence ATGACCTCGACCCCGACGCCCGGTGCCGGGACGGCCCCGACCCGTGAACGGCTGCTCGACGCCGCGGCGAAGCTCTTCTACCGGGAGGGCGTCGGCGTGGGCGTCGAGACCCTGTGCCGGACCGCCGGGGTGTCCAAGAAGTCGATGTACCAGCTCTTCGCGAGCAAGGACGAGGTCCTGGCCGCGAGCCTCGAACGCGCCGCTCCGCGCTACCGCGAGCTGCTCGTTCCCGCCGAGGACGACCGGTCGCCGCGCGCCCGCGTGCTGCATGTCTTCGAGCGGCTGGAGTACCTCTCGGGCACGCCGGACTACCTGGGCTGCCCCTGGGTGGCCACGGCGGTCGAACTCAAGGACCCCGGGCACCCGGCCGCCGTGCTGGCCCGGCGGTTCAAGGACGCGCTCACCGACTTCTTCCTTGAGGAGGCCCGGCGTTCCGGCGCCCGGGACCCGGAGTTGCTGGCCCGCCAGCTGACCGTGGTCTTCGACGGATCCAGCGCCCGGTCGGTGGTCCAGGCGCAACCGCTGGACGGGCTCGCCACCGCCACCGCCGGGGTCCTGCTGGACGCGGCCGGAGTCGCCTGA
- a CDS encoding PLP-dependent aminotransferase family protein — protein sequence MDHDQDRSRDPGWWARVALDGWQRRPGPRYRRLSAALAEAMERRLVGTGDRLPAERLLAQALGVSRGTAVRGYDELAEAGLVERRQGAGTYVRPRPAWTHTPRETPASTLLHRRLARSGDDDVIDLSLSVPGGTDHLPPLTAPLPTFGEAGLTGHGLDPAGLPVLRAALADHLTHRLALPTTPDQLIVTSGAQQALSLVMAALVSPGRTVITGCPTYPGLAGALPGHLGRLLGVPVDAHGLDVGAVDRAAAHTHAPVLYVDPAAHNPTGAVLGALRRQSLLALARRRDAVLVEDLAQAGLALDPEDPPVRPLAADDDTVIALGSLSKVLWAGLRIGWLRAPGPLHGYLLRLRSSQDLAPSVPSQLLAARLLAAADPPWQDGLRQALRERRDLLLTLLHRHLPAWQPQCPQAGLSVWAALPVADSDSFAHLAARYGVLVTPGATACVDGRHRNGVRLSIAESPHTLETAVDRLTVAWEEHTRQLAASIG from the coding sequence ATGGACCATGATCAGGATCGGAGCCGGGATCCGGGATGGTGGGCGCGGGTCGCCCTGGACGGCTGGCAGCGGCGCCCGGGGCCCCGCTACCGCAGGCTCTCCGCCGCCCTGGCCGAGGCGATGGAGCGGCGTCTGGTCGGCACCGGCGACCGGCTGCCCGCCGAGCGGCTGCTGGCGCAGGCCCTCGGCGTCAGCCGCGGCACCGCGGTCCGCGGCTACGACGAGCTGGCCGAGGCCGGGCTGGTGGAACGCCGACAGGGCGCGGGCACGTACGTGCGTCCCCGGCCGGCCTGGACGCACACCCCCCGGGAGACCCCCGCCTCGACCCTGCTGCACCGGCGACTGGCCCGCAGCGGCGACGACGACGTCATCGACCTCTCGCTGTCGGTACCGGGGGGCACGGACCACCTGCCGCCGCTGACCGCGCCGCTGCCGACGTTCGGGGAGGCAGGACTGACCGGTCACGGCCTGGACCCCGCCGGACTGCCGGTCCTTCGCGCCGCCCTGGCCGACCATCTGACGCACCGCCTCGCGCTGCCGACGACACCGGACCAGCTCATCGTGACGTCCGGCGCGCAGCAGGCGCTGTCGCTGGTCATGGCCGCGCTGGTGTCCCCGGGCCGCACCGTGATCACCGGCTGCCCCACCTACCCGGGGCTGGCCGGGGCCCTCCCCGGGCACCTGGGCCGGCTGCTCGGGGTGCCCGTGGACGCCCACGGACTGGACGTCGGGGCGGTGGACCGGGCCGCCGCGCACACCCACGCCCCGGTCCTGTACGTGGACCCGGCCGCGCACAACCCGACCGGGGCGGTGCTCGGGGCGCTGCGCAGGCAGTCGCTGCTGGCACTGGCCCGGCGCCGCGACGCCGTCCTGGTCGAGGACCTGGCCCAGGCCGGGCTCGCGCTCGACCCCGAGGACCCGCCCGTCCGGCCACTGGCGGCCGACGACGACACGGTGATCGCCCTCGGCTCCCTGTCGAAGGTCCTCTGGGCCGGACTGCGGATCGGCTGGCTGCGCGCCCCCGGCCCACTCCACGGCTACCTGCTGCGGCTGCGCTCCAGCCAGGACCTCGCCCCGAGCGTGCCCTCCCAACTGCTCGCCGCCCGCCTACTCGCAGCGGCGGACCCACCCTGGCAGGACGGGCTGCGCCAGGCGCTGCGCGAGCGCAGGGACCTGCTCCTCACCCTGCTGCACCGGCACCTGCCGGCCTGGCAGCCGCAGTGCCCGCAGGCGGGGCTCTCCGTGTGGGCGGCCCTGCCGGTGGCGGACAGCGACAGCTTCGCCCACCTCGCCGCCCGCTACGGCGTCCTGGTCACGCCCGGAGCGACCGCCTGCGTGGACGGCCGCCACCGCAACGGCGTGCGGCTGTCGATCGCCGAATCCCCGCACACCCTGGAGACCGCCGTCGACCGCCTCACCGTCGCCTGGGAGGAACACACCCGCCAGCTGGCGGCGAGCATCGGCTGA
- a CDS encoding helix-turn-helix transcriptional regulator, whose product MDRADDLIPDLDELAVAAYRRLLEEGCRDDEWLSERADVPLERVDEVYRLLSSLQVVKAHTERDWLAVEPHVAMANLVLPMEAEVRRRAAQAERLRTQLQMLVPVHESVTGTRSQQTFEIIGDEALAELLDLETGRCAQEMLLLQPDTESSLIPWERYAGRCRDALRRGVGLRAVHQHGARFHLPTEGLVDTLSADGARFRTVDELPAQLVLFDRRCALLLVTAEWGAQAEARSEGAGVAVVVRHPAVISVLSGIFATSWDRGTPFTTRDPRPSQVTDQVKRSILFLLASGAKDDVVARRLGLSVRTCRRHISDLMSSLGVSSRFQAGVEAGARGLVPALGRAAEPGRRAAVSSAAE is encoded by the coding sequence ATGGACCGGGCCGATGACCTGATTCCCGATCTGGACGAACTCGCGGTGGCCGCCTACCGCAGGCTGCTGGAGGAGGGGTGCCGCGACGACGAGTGGCTCAGCGAGCGCGCCGACGTCCCGCTGGAGCGCGTGGACGAGGTGTACCGCCTGCTGAGCAGCCTCCAGGTGGTCAAGGCGCACACCGAGCGCGACTGGCTGGCGGTGGAACCGCACGTGGCCATGGCCAACCTGGTGCTGCCGATGGAGGCGGAGGTCCGCCGCCGCGCCGCCCAGGCGGAACGGCTGCGCACCCAGCTGCAGATGCTCGTCCCGGTGCACGAGTCGGTGACCGGCACCAGGTCGCAGCAGACCTTCGAGATCATCGGCGACGAGGCCCTGGCCGAACTGCTCGACCTGGAGACCGGCAGGTGCGCCCAGGAGATGCTGCTCCTCCAGCCGGACACCGAGAGCTCCCTCATCCCGTGGGAGCGGTACGCCGGGCGCTGCCGGGACGCGCTGCGGCGCGGCGTCGGGCTCCGGGCGGTCCACCAGCACGGGGCCCGGTTCCACCTGCCCACCGAGGGGCTGGTGGACACGCTGAGCGCGGACGGGGCGCGGTTCCGCACGGTCGACGAACTCCCGGCCCAGCTGGTGCTGTTCGACCGCCGCTGCGCGCTGCTGCTGGTGACGGCCGAGTGGGGCGCGCAGGCGGAGGCCCGGTCCGAGGGCGCGGGGGTGGCCGTGGTGGTCCGCCACCCGGCGGTGATCTCCGTCCTCTCGGGGATCTTCGCCACCTCCTGGGACCGGGGCACCCCCTTCACCACGCGGGACCCCCGGCCCTCCCAGGTCACCGACCAGGTCAAGCGCTCCATCCTGTTCCTGCTGGCCAGCGGGGCCAAGGACGATGTCGTGGCCCGCAGGCTGGGGCTGTCGGTACGCACCTGCCGTCGGCACATCTCCGACCTGATGAGTTCGCTCGGCGTCAGCAGCCGCTTCCAGGCGGGGGTGGAAGCGGGCGCCCGGGGACTGGTCCCGGCGCTGGGCCGGGCGGCCGAGCCGGGTCGGCGGGCGGCGGTCAGCTCAGCTGCGGAATGA
- a CDS encoding DUF455 family protein, with translation MSADTTGSRGAARRIDALSISELAEFDLALYHATLLAGRALSAFVPRTGDIAPRAALVRAIHSLISQAQLLHTRVLELRVRPDLLGRPSQEAVDEVTTLLEADDPGLALAWGYALLGELGTLYRTARDECGAETTYHDRRLYQLCLDLAEEHREEPAGLDLPAAAVGPILRGKYRPGPSVTPTGTVPLSPAPCAHRSYPSWAGRVPAIGGATPDPDPGQLDDETLVYLMRKSIQIEFIATDVPLRSMADFADLPLGFYLDMTRHGHDEIRHTHLLIDEIAKLGVDYRQFPYREPDLYSAMAGQPLDHRMIVLSRTGEDAAIEVFGNAVPKMRAAGYESVGIMFDHVLADEVRHVTYANRWLNHLYGGDELALEQATERVLGRHNEIVDEIGLGDYAKRETDHMAFRGRGKPDLELRALAGFSERDLQRLAGRSE, from the coding sequence ATGAGTGCAGACACCACGGGCAGCAGAGGAGCCGCCCGCCGCATCGACGCTCTCTCGATCAGCGAACTCGCCGAGTTCGATCTGGCGCTCTACCACGCGACCCTGCTCGCGGGCCGGGCCCTGTCGGCGTTCGTCCCCCGCACCGGGGACATCGCACCGCGCGCGGCGCTGGTCCGCGCGATACACAGCCTGATCTCGCAGGCGCAGCTGCTGCACACCCGGGTGCTGGAACTGCGGGTCCGGCCGGACCTGCTGGGGCGGCCGTCGCAGGAGGCCGTGGACGAGGTCACCACGCTGCTGGAGGCCGACGACCCCGGGCTCGCCCTCGCCTGGGGCTACGCGCTGCTGGGGGAGCTCGGCACGCTGTACCGCACCGCCCGCGACGAGTGCGGGGCCGAGACCACCTACCACGACCGGCGGCTCTACCAGCTGTGCCTGGACCTGGCCGAGGAGCACCGGGAGGAGCCGGCCGGGCTCGACCTGCCGGCGGCGGCGGTCGGCCCGATCCTGCGCGGGAAGTACCGCCCGGGCCCCTCGGTGACCCCCACCGGTACCGTCCCGCTGTCCCCGGCGCCCTGCGCGCACCGCAGTTATCCCTCCTGGGCCGGACGGGTCCCGGCGATCGGCGGCGCCACCCCCGACCCCGACCCGGGCCAACTGGACGACGAGACCCTCGTCTACCTGATGCGCAAGAGCATCCAGATCGAGTTCATCGCCACCGACGTTCCGCTGCGCAGCATGGCGGACTTCGCCGACCTGCCCCTCGGCTTCTACCTGGACATGACCCGGCACGGCCACGACGAGATCCGGCACACCCACCTGCTGATCGACGAGATCGCCAAACTGGGCGTGGACTACCGCCAGTTCCCTTACCGGGAGCCGGACTTGTACTCCGCCATGGCCGGGCAGCCGCTGGACCACCGGATGATCGTGCTCAGCCGCACCGGTGAGGACGCCGCCATCGAGGTCTTCGGGAACGCGGTCCCGAAGATGCGCGCCGCCGGGTACGAGTCCGTCGGCATCATGTTCGACCATGTGCTCGCCGACGAGGTGCGCCACGTCACCTACGCCAACCGCTGGCTGAACCACCTCTACGGCGGCGACGAGTTGGCCCTGGAGCAGGCGACCGAGCGGGTGCTGGGGCGGCACAACGAGATCGTCGACGAGATCGGGCTCGGCGACTACGCCAAGCGCGAGACGGACCACATGGCGTTCCGCGGCCGTGGCAAGCCCGACCTGGAGTTGCGGGCCCTGGCCGGCTTCAGCGAGCGGGACCTGCAACGCCTGGCCGGCCGCTCCGAGTGA
- a CDS encoding LLM class F420-dependent oxidoreductase yields MDFRIFIEPQQGASFARQSAAAQVAESLGYTGFFRSDHYLAVGAGDPLPGPTDSWLTLAGLALRTRTIRLGTLLSAATLRLPGPLSIQVAQVDEMSGGRVELGLGTGWYEREHTAYGIPFPAKRFGLLEEQLQILLGLWGTPPGKSFDFTGEHYRLSDCPALPKPVQRPHPPVIVGGRGTRRTPELAARYADEYNIGFVRPEAARAQFERVRDACREQGRDAATLTCSAALVVCCGATDAEVTARAHRMERGEAELRATGLTGSPAELVEKIGRYQEAGVERIYFQLLDLEDFDQLELIAHQVIPQLS; encoded by the coding sequence ATGGATTTCCGGATCTTCATCGAGCCCCAGCAGGGGGCGAGCTTCGCGCGGCAGTCGGCCGCCGCACAGGTCGCGGAGAGCCTGGGTTACACCGGCTTCTTCCGCTCCGACCACTACCTCGCCGTGGGCGCGGGAGACCCGCTCCCCGGTCCGACCGACTCCTGGCTGACCCTGGCCGGCCTGGCGCTGCGGACCCGGACCATCCGCCTGGGCACGCTGCTGTCCGCCGCGACCCTGCGGCTGCCGGGCCCGCTGTCGATCCAGGTGGCCCAGGTGGACGAGATGTCCGGCGGCCGGGTCGAACTCGGGCTCGGGACGGGCTGGTACGAACGGGAGCACACCGCCTACGGCATCCCCTTCCCGGCCAAGCGCTTCGGCCTGCTGGAGGAGCAGTTGCAGATCCTGCTGGGCCTGTGGGGCACCCCGCCCGGCAAGTCCTTCGACTTCACCGGCGAGCACTACCGCCTCAGCGACTGCCCGGCGCTGCCCAAGCCGGTGCAGCGCCCGCACCCGCCGGTGATCGTGGGCGGCCGGGGAACGCGGCGCACGCCGGAACTCGCGGCCCGCTACGCCGACGAGTACAACATCGGGTTCGTCCGGCCGGAGGCGGCCCGGGCCCAGTTCGAGCGGGTCCGCGACGCGTGCCGGGAGCAGGGCCGCGACGCCGCCACCCTGACCTGCTCGGCCGCCCTGGTGGTCTGCTGCGGCGCGACCGACGCCGAGGTCACCGCCCGGGCCCACCGGATGGAGCGGGGCGAGGCGGAGCTGCGGGCGACCGGCCTGACCGGATCGCCCGCGGAGCTGGTGGAGAAGATCGGGCGCTACCAGGAGGCCGGGGTCGAGCGGATCTACTTCCAGCTCCTGGACCTGGAGGACTTCGACCAGCTGGAACTGATCGCCCATCAGGTCATTCCGCAGCTGAGCTGA